One genomic window of Oncorhynchus clarkii lewisi isolate Uvic-CL-2024 chromosome 5, UVic_Ocla_1.0, whole genome shotgun sequence includes the following:
- the LOC139409198 gene encoding AP-3 complex subunit delta-1-like isoform X5 produces MALKIVKGSIDRMFDKNLQDLVRGIRNHKEDEAKYISTCIDEIKQELKQDNIAVKANAVCKLTYLQMLGYDVSWAAFNIVEVMSSSKFTYKRIGYLAASQCFHESTDVIMLTTNQIRKDLSSPNQYDTGVALTGLSCFVTPDLARDLANDIMTLMSHTKPYIRKKAVLIMYKVFLKYPESLRPAFPRLKEKLEDPDPGVQSAAVNVICELARRNPKNYLSLAPLFFKLMTSSTNNWVLIKIIKLFGALTPLEPRLGKKLIEPLTNLIHSTSAMSLLYECVNTVIAVLISLSSGMPNHSASIQLCVQKLRILIEDSDQNLKYLGLLAMSKILKTHPKSVQSHKDLILQCLDDKDESIRLRALDLLYGMVSKKNLMEIVKKLMLHVDKAEGTTYRDELLTKIIDICSQSNYQYITNFEWYISILVELTRLEGTRHGHLIASQMLDVAIRVKAIRAFAVAQMATLLDNAHLLTGNTQRNGICEVLYAAAWICGEFSEHLEEPMATLEAMLRPKVATLPGHIQAVYVQNAAKLFATVLRGQEGAPADSTVAQETSQLLIDRLPLFVQSSNLEVQERASCILQLVKYIQKLQQKDVEVAEEVTALFAGELNPVAPKAQKKVPVPEGLDLDVWINEPPSGSESEDEGRKSKGKAVFAKEESRHTKPRYTEVDEKELAKRREVRKAEQANNPFYIKASPSSQKVYQDGVGVEHIPVVQIDLSVPLKVPDQYVKLEEERRERNKADKKKKKDKKKREKGEKGRRRRGDSGPESEEDITPAHMVDIVTEEMPENALPSDDDDKDPNDPHKALNIDLDKPLADSEKKLPVRSHRPDEVLKSPMEDRQVVEVVPEPKKKTGKEKKEKKDRKKSKEKKKKHKQEEEEDLMGAGSEEPVQPEETKEVAAPPPASTPEASDLDFWLSNAPVPSNPQAAAAPASTPRTASGMAAVAPDSEPEEAKDTEPEETKSSTHKKKKQKKEKKKKKHHHNHSDGAGDESVQNGTVEEEEPLPPMSNYALLAENSYIKMMKQDADKVCDIQGNLQDGSQVVVSVIFENKCDSFIKSMEFNVLDSLNSKLQRPDGAGPHDGLIVPFQLPPGISNEARFIFSVQNIVMPQKLKGTLTFIVKTDDSSTHEKLDFKLHFTCTSYLITTPCYSDAYSKLLESGDLKGCSLKLEGVNQPFHHLLARICFHHHFSVVERIDSCASMYSRSIQGHHMCLLVKTADQTVSIDAKCDEPGLLGNVLDEIKLTFSQC; encoded by the exons ATGGCTTTGAAGATTGTTAAAGGGAGCATCGATCGGATGTTCGATAAAAACCTTCAAGATTTAGTACGTGGAATTAGGAATCACAAGGAAGATGAG gCTAAGTACATCTCTACCTGCATTGATGAGATCAAGCAGGAGCTCAAGCAGGACAACATTGCTGTCAAGGCCAATGCTGTGTGCAAACTCACCTAC TTACAGATGCTGGGCTATGATGTCAGCTGGGCTGCATTCAACATCGTGGAAGTCATGAGTTCCTCAAAATTCACATACAAG AGAATTGGTTACCTGGCTGCCTCCCAGTGCTTTCATGAGAGCACTGATGTCATCATGCTGACAACCAATCAGATCCGAAAG GATCTGAGCAGTCCTAACCAGTACGACACTGGCGTGGCTCTCACTGGCCTCTCCTGCTTCGTGACCCCTGACCTGGCTCGGGACCTGGCCAATGACATCATGACTCTT ATGTCCCACACAAAGCCGTACATCAGGAAGAAGGCCGTACTTATCATGTACAAGGTGTTCCTGAAGTACCCAGAGTCTCTGCGTCCTGCTTTCCCCAGGCTGAAGGAGAAACTGGAAGACCCTGACCCTG GGGTCCAGTCAGCGGCTGTTAATGTCATCTGTGAGCTGGCCAGGAGAAACCCCAAGAACTACCTGTCTCTTGCCCCACTCTTCTTCAAGCTCATGACCTCCTCCACCAACAATTGGGTCCTCATCAAGATCATCAAGCtg TTTGGTGCCCTCACACCCCTGGAGCCTCGCTTGGGGAAGAAGCTGATTGAGCCCCTAACAAACCTCATCcacag TACCTCGGCTATGTCACTTCTATATGAATGTGTCAACACTGTAATAGCAG TGTTGATTTCCCTGTCCTCCGGGATGCCAAATCACAGTGCTAGTATTCAG CTCTGTGTCCAGAAATTGCGAATCCTGATTGAAGACTCGGACCAGAACT TGAAGTACCTGGGCCTGCTGGCCATGTCCAAGATACTGAAGACTCATCCCAAGTCTGTCCAGTCCCACAAGGACCTCATCTTGCAGTGTCTGGATGACAAGGACGAGTCCATCCGCCTGAGGGCTCTAGACCTGCTCTACGGCATG GTGTCCAAGAAGAACTTGATGGAGATAGTGAAGAAGCTGATGTTGCACGTCGACAAGGCTGAGGGAACCACTTACAGAGATGAGCTGCTCACCAAGATCATCGACATCTGCAGCCAGAGCAATTACCAGTACATCACCAACTTTGAATG GTACATCAGTATCCTGGTGGAGCTGACCCGTCTGGAGGGCACGCGGCATGGCCACCTCATTGCCTCCCAGATGCTGGACGTGGCCATTCGGGTCAAGGCCATCCGAGCCTTTGCTGTGGCCCAGATGGCTACTCTACTGGACAACGCCCACCTGCTTACCGGCAACACACAGCGCAACGGCATCTGTGAGGTTCTCTATGCCGCCGCCTGGATCTGTGGAGAGTTCTCAGA ACACCTGGAGGAACCCATGGCAACACTGGAGGCCATGCTGCGGCCCAAGGTGGCCACCCTGCCGGgccacatccaggctgtgtacgtGCAGAACGCTGCCAAGCTGTTTGCCACGGTGTTGCGGGGCCAGGAGGGGGCGCCAGCGGACAGCACGGTAGCCCAGGAGACCAGCCAGCTGCTCATTGACAGGCTGCCTCTTTTTGTCCAGAGTTCCAACCTGGAGGTGCAGGAGAGG gccTCCTGCATCCTGCAGCTGGTGAAGTACATCCAGAAGCTGCAGCAGAAGGATGTAGAGGTGGCTgaggaggtgactgctctgtttGCTGGGGAGCTCAACCCTGTGGCCCCCAAGGCACAGAAGAAAGTACCTGTTCCTGAAGG TCTGGACCTGGATGTGTGGATCAACGAGCCTCCGTCTGGGAGTGAGTCTGAAGACGAGGGCAGGAAGTCCAAGGGCAAGGCTGTGTTTGCCAAGGAGGAGTCCAGACACACCAAGCCACGCTACACTGAGGTGGACGAGAAGGAACTGGCCAAG AGGAGAGAAGTAAGGAAGGCAGAGCAGGCCAACAACCCATTCTACATCAaggcctccccctcctctcagaAG gtgtacCAGGATGGTGTTGGTGTGGAGCACATTCCAGTGGTGCAGATTGACCTCAGTGTGCCTCTTAAGGTCCCAG ATCAGTATGTGAAGCTGGAAGAGGAGCGTCGGGAGAGAAACAAGGcagacaagaagaagaagaaggacaaGAAGAAGCGGGAGAAGGGCGAGAAAGGCCGCCGGAGAAGGGGGGACTCTGGCCCAGAGAGCGAGGAGGACATCACCCCCGCACACATGGTGGACATCGTCACTGAGGAGATGCCAGAG AATGCCTTACCCAGTGATGACGACGACAAAGATCCCAACGACCCCCACAAAGCTCTGAACATCGACCTGGACAA GCCCCTGGCAGACAGCGAGAAGAAACTACCAGTCAGGTCACACCGTCCTGACGAGGTCCTCAAGAGCCCCATGGAAGACAGGCAGGTGGTGGAGGTTGTACCAGAGCCCAAGAAAAAGACAggaaaggagaagaaggagaagaaggacagGAAG AAGAgtaaagagaagaagaaaaagcacaaacaagaggaagaggaggatcttaTGGGCGCTGGATCAGAGGAGCCTGTCCAACCAGAAGAGACCAAGGAGGTGGCAGCCCCGCCTCCTGCCTCTACACCAGAG GCTTCGGATCTGGATTTCTGGCTCTCAAATGCTCCAGTGCCCTCTAACCCTCAG gcaGCAGCTGCCCCTGCCTCCACCCCTAGGACGGCATCTGGTATGGCTGCCGTGGCACCAGACTCTGAGCCTGAAGAGGCCAAAGACACTGAGCCGGAGGAGACT AAATCCTCCACGcacaagaagaagaagcagaaaaaggagaagaagaaaaagaagcaccACCATAATCATAGCGATGGGGCCGGAGACGAGTCTGTGCAGAACGgcactgtggaggaggaggagcctcTGCCG CCCATGTCCAATTACGCCCTGCTGGCTGAGAACTCCTACATCAAGATG aTGAAGCAGGATGCTGATAAG GTGTGTGACATCCAGGGGAATCTGCAGGACGGTAGCCAGGTAGTGGTCTCTGTCATCTTTGAGAATAAGTGCGACAGCTTTATCAAGTCCATGGAGTTCAACGTGCTGGACTCTCTCAACTCCAAGCTGCAGCGGCCTGATGGAGCTGGCCCACACGACGGCCTCATCGTGCCCTTCCAACTGCCCCCCG GGATCTCAAACGAGGCACGCTTCATCTTCTCAGTGCAGAACATTGTGATGCCCCAGAAACTGAAGGGAACCCTCACCTTCATAGTCAAG ACTGATGATTCCTCCACTCACGAGAAACTGGACTTTAAACTGCACTTTACCTGCACCTCCTACCTGATCACCACTCCCTGCTACAG TGATGCGTATTCTAAGCTGTTGGAGTCAGGGGACCTGAAGGGGTGCTCTCTGAAGCTGGAGGGAGTTAATCAGCCCTTCCACCATCTACTGGCCAGAATCTGCTTCCACCACCACTTCTCTG
- the LOC139409198 gene encoding AP-3 complex subunit delta-1-like isoform X2: protein MALKIVKGSIDRMFDKNLQDLVRGIRNHKEDEAKYISTCIDEIKQELKQDNIAVKANAVCKLTYLQMLGYDVSWAAFNIVEVMSSSKFTYKRIGYLAASQCFHESTDVIMLTTNQIRKDLSSPNQYDTGVALTGLSCFVTPDLARDLANDIMTLMSHTKPYIRKKAVLIMYKVFLKYPESLRPAFPRLKEKLEDPDPGVQSAAVNVICELARRNPKNYLSLAPLFFKLMTSSTNNWVLIKIIKLFGALTPLEPRLGKKLIEPLTNLIHSTSAMSLLYECVNTVIAVLISLSSGMPNHSASIQLCVQKLRILIEDSDQNLKYLGLLAMSKILKTHPKSVQSHKDLILQCLDDKDESIRLRALDLLYGMVSKKNLMEIVKKLMLHVDKAEGTTYRDELLTKIIDICSQSNYQYITNFEWYISILVELTRLEGTRHGHLIASQMLDVAIRVKAIRAFAVAQMATLLDNAHLLTGNTQRNGICEVLYAAAWICGEFSEHLEEPMATLEAMLRPKVATLPGHIQAVYVQNAAKLFATVLRGQEGAPADSTVAQETSQLLIDRLPLFVQSSNLEVQERASCILQLVKYIQKLQQKDVEVAEEVTALFAGELNPVAPKAQKKVPVPEGLDLDVWINEPPSGSESEDEGRKSKGKAVFAKEESRHTKPRYTEVDEKELAKRREVRKAEQANNPFYIKASPSSQKVYQDGVGVEHIPVVQIDLSVPLKVPDQYVKLEEERRERNKADKKKKKDKKKREKGEKGRRRRGDSGPESEEDITPAHMVDIVTEEMPENALPSDDDDKDPNDPHKALNIDLDNLLAASRRPLADSEKKLPVRSHRPDEVLKSPMEDRQVVEVVPEPKKKTGKEKKEKKDRKKSKEKKKKHKQEEEEDLMGAGSEEPVQPEETKEVAAPPPASTPEASDLDFWLSNAPVPSNPQAAAAPASTPRTASGMAAVAPDSEPEEAKDTEPEETKSSTHKKKKQKKEKKKKKHHHNHSDGAGDESVQNGTVEEEEPLPPMSNYALLAENSYIKMMKQDADKVCDIQGNLQDGSQVVVSVIFENKCDSFIKSMEFNVLDSLNSKLQRPDGAGPHDGLIVPFQLPPGISNEARFIFSVQNIVMPQKLKGTLTFIVKTDDSSTHEKLDFKLHFTCTSYLITTPCYSDAYSKLLESGDLKGCSLKLEGVNQPFHHLLARICFHHHFSVVERIDSCASMYSRSIQGHHMCLLVKTADQTVSIDAKCDEPGLLGNVLDEIKLTFSQC from the exons ATGGCTTTGAAGATTGTTAAAGGGAGCATCGATCGGATGTTCGATAAAAACCTTCAAGATTTAGTACGTGGAATTAGGAATCACAAGGAAGATGAG gCTAAGTACATCTCTACCTGCATTGATGAGATCAAGCAGGAGCTCAAGCAGGACAACATTGCTGTCAAGGCCAATGCTGTGTGCAAACTCACCTAC TTACAGATGCTGGGCTATGATGTCAGCTGGGCTGCATTCAACATCGTGGAAGTCATGAGTTCCTCAAAATTCACATACAAG AGAATTGGTTACCTGGCTGCCTCCCAGTGCTTTCATGAGAGCACTGATGTCATCATGCTGACAACCAATCAGATCCGAAAG GATCTGAGCAGTCCTAACCAGTACGACACTGGCGTGGCTCTCACTGGCCTCTCCTGCTTCGTGACCCCTGACCTGGCTCGGGACCTGGCCAATGACATCATGACTCTT ATGTCCCACACAAAGCCGTACATCAGGAAGAAGGCCGTACTTATCATGTACAAGGTGTTCCTGAAGTACCCAGAGTCTCTGCGTCCTGCTTTCCCCAGGCTGAAGGAGAAACTGGAAGACCCTGACCCTG GGGTCCAGTCAGCGGCTGTTAATGTCATCTGTGAGCTGGCCAGGAGAAACCCCAAGAACTACCTGTCTCTTGCCCCACTCTTCTTCAAGCTCATGACCTCCTCCACCAACAATTGGGTCCTCATCAAGATCATCAAGCtg TTTGGTGCCCTCACACCCCTGGAGCCTCGCTTGGGGAAGAAGCTGATTGAGCCCCTAACAAACCTCATCcacag TACCTCGGCTATGTCACTTCTATATGAATGTGTCAACACTGTAATAGCAG TGTTGATTTCCCTGTCCTCCGGGATGCCAAATCACAGTGCTAGTATTCAG CTCTGTGTCCAGAAATTGCGAATCCTGATTGAAGACTCGGACCAGAACT TGAAGTACCTGGGCCTGCTGGCCATGTCCAAGATACTGAAGACTCATCCCAAGTCTGTCCAGTCCCACAAGGACCTCATCTTGCAGTGTCTGGATGACAAGGACGAGTCCATCCGCCTGAGGGCTCTAGACCTGCTCTACGGCATG GTGTCCAAGAAGAACTTGATGGAGATAGTGAAGAAGCTGATGTTGCACGTCGACAAGGCTGAGGGAACCACTTACAGAGATGAGCTGCTCACCAAGATCATCGACATCTGCAGCCAGAGCAATTACCAGTACATCACCAACTTTGAATG GTACATCAGTATCCTGGTGGAGCTGACCCGTCTGGAGGGCACGCGGCATGGCCACCTCATTGCCTCCCAGATGCTGGACGTGGCCATTCGGGTCAAGGCCATCCGAGCCTTTGCTGTGGCCCAGATGGCTACTCTACTGGACAACGCCCACCTGCTTACCGGCAACACACAGCGCAACGGCATCTGTGAGGTTCTCTATGCCGCCGCCTGGATCTGTGGAGAGTTCTCAGA ACACCTGGAGGAACCCATGGCAACACTGGAGGCCATGCTGCGGCCCAAGGTGGCCACCCTGCCGGgccacatccaggctgtgtacgtGCAGAACGCTGCCAAGCTGTTTGCCACGGTGTTGCGGGGCCAGGAGGGGGCGCCAGCGGACAGCACGGTAGCCCAGGAGACCAGCCAGCTGCTCATTGACAGGCTGCCTCTTTTTGTCCAGAGTTCCAACCTGGAGGTGCAGGAGAGG gccTCCTGCATCCTGCAGCTGGTGAAGTACATCCAGAAGCTGCAGCAGAAGGATGTAGAGGTGGCTgaggaggtgactgctctgtttGCTGGGGAGCTCAACCCTGTGGCCCCCAAGGCACAGAAGAAAGTACCTGTTCCTGAAGG TCTGGACCTGGATGTGTGGATCAACGAGCCTCCGTCTGGGAGTGAGTCTGAAGACGAGGGCAGGAAGTCCAAGGGCAAGGCTGTGTTTGCCAAGGAGGAGTCCAGACACACCAAGCCACGCTACACTGAGGTGGACGAGAAGGAACTGGCCAAG AGGAGAGAAGTAAGGAAGGCAGAGCAGGCCAACAACCCATTCTACATCAaggcctccccctcctctcagaAG gtgtacCAGGATGGTGTTGGTGTGGAGCACATTCCAGTGGTGCAGATTGACCTCAGTGTGCCTCTTAAGGTCCCAG ATCAGTATGTGAAGCTGGAAGAGGAGCGTCGGGAGAGAAACAAGGcagacaagaagaagaagaaggacaaGAAGAAGCGGGAGAAGGGCGAGAAAGGCCGCCGGAGAAGGGGGGACTCTGGCCCAGAGAGCGAGGAGGACATCACCCCCGCACACATGGTGGACATCGTCACTGAGGAGATGCCAGAG AATGCCTTACCCAGTGATGACGACGACAAAGATCCCAACGACCCCCACAAAGCTCTGAACATCGACCTGGACAA TTTGCTGGCAGCATCTCGCAG GCCCCTGGCAGACAGCGAGAAGAAACTACCAGTCAGGTCACACCGTCCTGACGAGGTCCTCAAGAGCCCCATGGAAGACAGGCAGGTGGTGGAGGTTGTACCAGAGCCCAAGAAAAAGACAggaaaggagaagaaggagaagaaggacagGAAG AAGAgtaaagagaagaagaaaaagcacaaacaagaggaagaggaggatcttaTGGGCGCTGGATCAGAGGAGCCTGTCCAACCAGAAGAGACCAAGGAGGTGGCAGCCCCGCCTCCTGCCTCTACACCAGAG GCTTCGGATCTGGATTTCTGGCTCTCAAATGCTCCAGTGCCCTCTAACCCTCAG gcaGCAGCTGCCCCTGCCTCCACCCCTAGGACGGCATCTGGTATGGCTGCCGTGGCACCAGACTCTGAGCCTGAAGAGGCCAAAGACACTGAGCCGGAGGAGACT AAATCCTCCACGcacaagaagaagaagcagaaaaaggagaagaagaaaaagaagcaccACCATAATCATAGCGATGGGGCCGGAGACGAGTCTGTGCAGAACGgcactgtggaggaggaggagcctcTGCCG CCCATGTCCAATTACGCCCTGCTGGCTGAGAACTCCTACATCAAGATG aTGAAGCAGGATGCTGATAAG GTGTGTGACATCCAGGGGAATCTGCAGGACGGTAGCCAGGTAGTGGTCTCTGTCATCTTTGAGAATAAGTGCGACAGCTTTATCAAGTCCATGGAGTTCAACGTGCTGGACTCTCTCAACTCCAAGCTGCAGCGGCCTGATGGAGCTGGCCCACACGACGGCCTCATCGTGCCCTTCCAACTGCCCCCCG GGATCTCAAACGAGGCACGCTTCATCTTCTCAGTGCAGAACATTGTGATGCCCCAGAAACTGAAGGGAACCCTCACCTTCATAGTCAAG ACTGATGATTCCTCCACTCACGAGAAACTGGACTTTAAACTGCACTTTACCTGCACCTCCTACCTGATCACCACTCCCTGCTACAG TGATGCGTATTCTAAGCTGTTGGAGTCAGGGGACCTGAAGGGGTGCTCTCTGAAGCTGGAGGGAGTTAATCAGCCCTTCCACCATCTACTGGCCAGAATCTGCTTCCACCACCACTTCTCTG
- the LOC139409198 gene encoding AP-3 complex subunit delta-1-like isoform X8, with the protein MALKIVKGSIDRMFDKNLQDLVRGIRNHKEDEAKYISTCIDEIKQELKQDNIAVKANAVCKLTYLQMLGYDVSWAAFNIVEVMSSSKFTYKRIGYLAASQCFHESTDVIMLTTNQIRKDLSSPNQYDTGVALTGLSCFVTPDLARDLANDIMTLMSHTKPYIRKKAVLIMYKVFLKYPESLRPAFPRLKEKLEDPDPGVQSAAVNVICELARRNPKNYLSLAPLFFKLMTSSTNNWVLIKIIKLFGALTPLEPRLGKKLIEPLTNLIHSTSAMSLLYECVNTVIAVLISLSSGMPNHSASIQLCVQKLRILIEDSDQNLKYLGLLAMSKILKTHPKSVQSHKDLILQCLDDKDESIRLRALDLLYGMVSKKNLMEIVKKLMLHVDKAEGTTYRDELLTKIIDICSQSNYQYITNFEWYISILVELTRLEGTRHGHLIASQMLDVAIRVKAIRAFAVAQMATLLDNAHLLTGNTQRNGICEVLYAAAWICGEFSEHLEEPMATLEAMLRPKVATLPGHIQAVYVQNAAKLFATVLRGQEGAPADSTVAQETSQLLIDRLPLFVQSSNLEVQERASCILQLVKYIQKLQQKDVEVAEEVTALFAGELNPVAPKAQKKVPVPEGLDLDVWINEPPSGSESEDEGRKSKGKAVFAKEESRHTKPRYTEVDEKELAKRREVRKAEQANNPFYIKASPSSQKVYQDGVGVEHIPVVQIDLSVPLKVPGMPMSDQYVKLEEERRERNKADKKKKKDKKKREKGEKGRRRRGDSGPESEEDITPAHMVDIVTEEMPENALPSDDDDKDPNDPHKALNIDLDNLLAASRRPLADSEKKLPVRSHRPDEVLKSPMEDRQVVEVVPEPKKKTGKEKKEKKDRKKSKEKKKKHKQEEEEDLMGAGSEEPVQPEETKEVAAPPPASTPEAAAAPASTPRTASGMAAVAPDSEPEEAKDTEPEETKSSTHKKKKQKKEKKKKKHHHNHSDGAGDESVQNGTVEEEEPLPPMSNYALLAENSYIKMVCDIQGNLQDGSQVVVSVIFENKCDSFIKSMEFNVLDSLNSKLQRPDGAGPHDGLIVPFQLPPGISNEARFIFSVQNIVMPQKLKGTLTFIVKTDDSSTHEKLDFKLHFTCTSYLITTPCYSDAYSKLLESGDLKGCSLKLEGVNQPFHHLLARICFHHHFSVVERIDSCASMYSRSIQGHHMCLLVKTADQTVSIDAKCDEPGLLGNVLDEIKLTFSQC; encoded by the exons ATGGCTTTGAAGATTGTTAAAGGGAGCATCGATCGGATGTTCGATAAAAACCTTCAAGATTTAGTACGTGGAATTAGGAATCACAAGGAAGATGAG gCTAAGTACATCTCTACCTGCATTGATGAGATCAAGCAGGAGCTCAAGCAGGACAACATTGCTGTCAAGGCCAATGCTGTGTGCAAACTCACCTAC TTACAGATGCTGGGCTATGATGTCAGCTGGGCTGCATTCAACATCGTGGAAGTCATGAGTTCCTCAAAATTCACATACAAG AGAATTGGTTACCTGGCTGCCTCCCAGTGCTTTCATGAGAGCACTGATGTCATCATGCTGACAACCAATCAGATCCGAAAG GATCTGAGCAGTCCTAACCAGTACGACACTGGCGTGGCTCTCACTGGCCTCTCCTGCTTCGTGACCCCTGACCTGGCTCGGGACCTGGCCAATGACATCATGACTCTT ATGTCCCACACAAAGCCGTACATCAGGAAGAAGGCCGTACTTATCATGTACAAGGTGTTCCTGAAGTACCCAGAGTCTCTGCGTCCTGCTTTCCCCAGGCTGAAGGAGAAACTGGAAGACCCTGACCCTG GGGTCCAGTCAGCGGCTGTTAATGTCATCTGTGAGCTGGCCAGGAGAAACCCCAAGAACTACCTGTCTCTTGCCCCACTCTTCTTCAAGCTCATGACCTCCTCCACCAACAATTGGGTCCTCATCAAGATCATCAAGCtg TTTGGTGCCCTCACACCCCTGGAGCCTCGCTTGGGGAAGAAGCTGATTGAGCCCCTAACAAACCTCATCcacag TACCTCGGCTATGTCACTTCTATATGAATGTGTCAACACTGTAATAGCAG TGTTGATTTCCCTGTCCTCCGGGATGCCAAATCACAGTGCTAGTATTCAG CTCTGTGTCCAGAAATTGCGAATCCTGATTGAAGACTCGGACCAGAACT TGAAGTACCTGGGCCTGCTGGCCATGTCCAAGATACTGAAGACTCATCCCAAGTCTGTCCAGTCCCACAAGGACCTCATCTTGCAGTGTCTGGATGACAAGGACGAGTCCATCCGCCTGAGGGCTCTAGACCTGCTCTACGGCATG GTGTCCAAGAAGAACTTGATGGAGATAGTGAAGAAGCTGATGTTGCACGTCGACAAGGCTGAGGGAACCACTTACAGAGATGAGCTGCTCACCAAGATCATCGACATCTGCAGCCAGAGCAATTACCAGTACATCACCAACTTTGAATG GTACATCAGTATCCTGGTGGAGCTGACCCGTCTGGAGGGCACGCGGCATGGCCACCTCATTGCCTCCCAGATGCTGGACGTGGCCATTCGGGTCAAGGCCATCCGAGCCTTTGCTGTGGCCCAGATGGCTACTCTACTGGACAACGCCCACCTGCTTACCGGCAACACACAGCGCAACGGCATCTGTGAGGTTCTCTATGCCGCCGCCTGGATCTGTGGAGAGTTCTCAGA ACACCTGGAGGAACCCATGGCAACACTGGAGGCCATGCTGCGGCCCAAGGTGGCCACCCTGCCGGgccacatccaggctgtgtacgtGCAGAACGCTGCCAAGCTGTTTGCCACGGTGTTGCGGGGCCAGGAGGGGGCGCCAGCGGACAGCACGGTAGCCCAGGAGACCAGCCAGCTGCTCATTGACAGGCTGCCTCTTTTTGTCCAGAGTTCCAACCTGGAGGTGCAGGAGAGG gccTCCTGCATCCTGCAGCTGGTGAAGTACATCCAGAAGCTGCAGCAGAAGGATGTAGAGGTGGCTgaggaggtgactgctctgtttGCTGGGGAGCTCAACCCTGTGGCCCCCAAGGCACAGAAGAAAGTACCTGTTCCTGAAGG TCTGGACCTGGATGTGTGGATCAACGAGCCTCCGTCTGGGAGTGAGTCTGAAGACGAGGGCAGGAAGTCCAAGGGCAAGGCTGTGTTTGCCAAGGAGGAGTCCAGACACACCAAGCCACGCTACACTGAGGTGGACGAGAAGGAACTGGCCAAG AGGAGAGAAGTAAGGAAGGCAGAGCAGGCCAACAACCCATTCTACATCAaggcctccccctcctctcagaAG gtgtacCAGGATGGTGTTGGTGTGGAGCACATTCCAGTGGTGCAGATTGACCTCAGTGTGCCTCTTAAGGTCCCAG GGATGCCAATGTCAGATCAGTATGTGAAGCTGGAAGAGGAGCGTCGGGAGAGAAACAAGGcagacaagaagaagaagaaggacaaGAAGAAGCGGGAGAAGGGCGAGAAAGGCCGCCGGAGAAGGGGGGACTCTGGCCCAGAGAGCGAGGAGGACATCACCCCCGCACACATGGTGGACATCGTCACTGAGGAGATGCCAGAG AATGCCTTACCCAGTGATGACGACGACAAAGATCCCAACGACCCCCACAAAGCTCTGAACATCGACCTGGACAA TTTGCTGGCAGCATCTCGCAG GCCCCTGGCAGACAGCGAGAAGAAACTACCAGTCAGGTCACACCGTCCTGACGAGGTCCTCAAGAGCCCCATGGAAGACAGGCAGGTGGTGGAGGTTGTACCAGAGCCCAAGAAAAAGACAggaaaggagaagaaggagaagaaggacagGAAG AAGAgtaaagagaagaagaaaaagcacaaacaagaggaagaggaggatcttaTGGGCGCTGGATCAGAGGAGCCTGTCCAACCAGAAGAGACCAAGGAGGTGGCAGCCCCGCCTCCTGCCTCTACACCAGAG gcaGCAGCTGCCCCTGCCTCCACCCCTAGGACGGCATCTGGTATGGCTGCCGTGGCACCAGACTCTGAGCCTGAAGAGGCCAAAGACACTGAGCCGGAGGAGACT AAATCCTCCACGcacaagaagaagaagcagaaaaaggagaagaagaaaaagaagcaccACCATAATCATAGCGATGGGGCCGGAGACGAGTCTGTGCAGAACGgcactgtggaggaggaggagcctcTGCCG CCCATGTCCAATTACGCCCTGCTGGCTGAGAACTCCTACATCAAGATG GTGTGTGACATCCAGGGGAATCTGCAGGACGGTAGCCAGGTAGTGGTCTCTGTCATCTTTGAGAATAAGTGCGACAGCTTTATCAAGTCCATGGAGTTCAACGTGCTGGACTCTCTCAACTCCAAGCTGCAGCGGCCTGATGGAGCTGGCCCACACGACGGCCTCATCGTGCCCTTCCAACTGCCCCCCG GGATCTCAAACGAGGCACGCTTCATCTTCTCAGTGCAGAACATTGTGATGCCCCAGAAACTGAAGGGAACCCTCACCTTCATAGTCAAG ACTGATGATTCCTCCACTCACGAGAAACTGGACTTTAAACTGCACTTTACCTGCACCTCCTACCTGATCACCACTCCCTGCTACAG TGATGCGTATTCTAAGCTGTTGGAGTCAGGGGACCTGAAGGGGTGCTCTCTGAAGCTGGAGGGAGTTAATCAGCCCTTCCACCATCTACTGGCCAGAATCTGCTTCCACCACCACTTCTCTG